Proteins co-encoded in one Artemia franciscana chromosome 10, ASM3288406v1, whole genome shotgun sequence genomic window:
- the LOC136031960 gene encoding large ribosomal subunit protein uL15-like, with protein MSNQKRTKTRKLRGHVSHGHGRIGKHRKHPGGRGNAGGMHHHRINFDKYHPGYFGKVGMRNFHLRKNQKWCKSINIDKVWSLVSENVRKQFANPAEKRAPVIDVVKAGYYKVLGKGLLPKQPVIVKAKFFSKTAEEKIRSVGGCCVLTA; from the exons ATG TCTAACCAGAAGAGAACCAAAACTAGGAAGCTTCGTGGTCATGTGAGCCATGGTCATGGTAGGATTGGAAAACATAGGAAACATCCAGGAGGCCGTGGTAATGCTGGTGGCATGCATCATCACAGGATCAATTTTGACAAGTATCATCCAGGATACTTTGGAAAG GTTGGAATGCGCAACTTCCATCTcaggaaaaatcagaaatggTGCAAAAGCATCAATATTGACAAAGTATGGTCTCTTGTATCTGAAAACGTGAGGAAGCAGTTTGCAAACCCAGCAGAGAAAAGAGCTCCAGTTATTGATGTTGTCAAAGCT GGTTACTACAAAGTCCTTGGCAAAGGTCTTCTTCCCAAGCAGCCAGTCATTGTAAAGGCAAAATTCTTCTCAAAAACAGCCGAAGAGAAGATCAGAAGTGTCGGCGGTTGTTGTGTTTTAACAGCATAG